A stretch of Acidobacteriota bacterium DNA encodes these proteins:
- the gcvH gene encoding glycine cleavage system protein GcvH, which translates to MKLPEDCRYSKQHEWIRVEGAGGTVGITDHAQKELGDVVFVELPEIGHVFAADEVLANVESVKAVSEVYAPVAGEVVAVNSNLGSSPELVNEDPYGEAWFVRIRLVDSSDLDNLLTADQYRKYVEEESTG; encoded by the coding sequence ATGAAACTTCCCGAAGACTGTCGGTACAGCAAACAGCACGAATGGATTCGAGTCGAGGGAGCTGGCGGGACCGTGGGCATTACCGATCACGCCCAAAAGGAGTTGGGAGACGTCGTTTTCGTCGAGTTGCCTGAGATCGGCCATGTCTTTGCCGCCGATGAGGTTCTGGCAAATGTAGAGTCCGTGAAGGCCGTATCCGAAGTCTACGCTCCCGTGGCTGGAGAGGTGGTGGCCGTCAATTCGAACCTGGGGTCCTCTCCCGAACTGGTCAACGAGGACCCCTACGGAGAAGCCTGGTTTGTCAGGATCAGGTTGGTCGATTCCAGTGACCTCGACAATCTTCTCACCGCCGATCAATACCGAAAGTATGTCGAGGAGGAGTCCACCGGCTAG
- the gcvT gene encoding glycine cleavage system aminomethyltransferase GcvT: protein MTSPLKKTPLHRLHQRLGARMGAFGGWEMPIEYSGIVREHLAVRTRVGLFDVSHMGEIEIDGPGSLALVQQATCNDAGRLQLGQIQYSALLTEQGTFVDDILVHRLEESRFLLCVNAGNTGRNYHHICRQNRFGARVTDVSHQYVQLAIQGPESESVLQPLVDLDLTEIGYYRFRRGQIQNVPSLVARTGYTGEDGFEIYFPPVAAEAVWEALSRSGQSRELLPAGLGARNTLRLEAKMALYGHEIDEATTPWEAGLGWMVRMDKPEFTGKTALAAQLETGVQKKLVGFEMRGPGIGRDGYDVLRNGRKIGWVTSGSPAPFLQKNIGLAYVNEGEALRGNRLDIQVRKRLVPAEVVKTPFYRRRRR, encoded by the coding sequence ATGACGTCTCCCCTGAAGAAGACGCCCCTGCACCGGTTGCATCAAAGGCTGGGAGCCAGGATGGGCGCTTTTGGCGGCTGGGAAATGCCCATCGAATACTCCGGAATCGTGCGGGAGCATCTGGCTGTGCGGACGAGGGTCGGTCTGTTCGACGTCAGCCACATGGGAGAGATCGAGATCGACGGACCCGGCAGCCTGGCTCTGGTGCAGCAGGCCACCTGCAACGATGCCGGACGCCTCCAACTCGGTCAGATCCAGTACTCCGCCCTGCTCACCGAGCAGGGGACCTTTGTGGATGACATTCTGGTCCATCGGCTGGAAGAAAGCCGCTTTCTCCTTTGTGTCAATGCCGGAAACACCGGCAGGAATTATCACCACATTTGCCGGCAGAACCGATTTGGGGCCCGGGTCACCGACGTCAGCCATCAATACGTGCAGTTGGCCATACAAGGTCCCGAGTCCGAATCGGTCCTCCAGCCTCTGGTCGATCTGGATCTGACTGAAATCGGCTACTACCGTTTCCGACGCGGGCAGATTCAGAACGTTCCGAGCCTGGTTGCGCGCACCGGATACACCGGGGAAGACGGCTTTGAAATTTACTTCCCACCCGTTGCGGCCGAGGCTGTCTGGGAGGCCCTGAGCCGGTCGGGACAGTCCCGGGAGTTGCTTCCGGCAGGACTGGGCGCACGCAATACGTTGCGCCTGGAGGCCAAAATGGCTCTCTACGGGCACGAGATCGATGAAGCCACAACGCCCTGGGAAGCGGGATTGGGGTGGATGGTTCGCATGGACAAGCCTGAATTCACGGGAAAGACCGCCCTGGCCGCCCAACTCGAGACGGGAGTGCAAAAGAAGCTGGTTGGTTTCGAGATGCGGGGGCCGGGAATCGGCCGTGACGGATATGACGTGCTCAGAAACGGCCGGAAAATCGGTTGGGTCACCAGCGGCAGCCCTGCTCCCTTTCTCCAGAAAAACATCGGGCTGGCCTATGTGAACGAGGGTGAAGCCCTCCGGGGCAACCGGCTGGATATACAGGTCAGAAAACGCCTGGTTCCCGCCGAAGTGGTGAAGACCCCATTCTATCGGAGACGGAGGCGTTGA